In Luteimonas viscosa, the following proteins share a genomic window:
- a CDS encoding type IV secretion system protein, producing the protein MALVVSSLRATFIIGIALGVAVSWGPVYQTLTDGLVRTINETMTGDEAAEGSYDDIDRTLAIMQVALTAIDAVDVRDDVVSQEQKTRAMWFTGVGLGGPAIMAATALLLNKIAIGLILGLGPVFILCLLFEQTKSLFQRWLFYGIGTLFSMALLSVMVTLALDMVIAVGMAFWVSSTFIGSNESVTGMAMQQGGLGMILTALIVAAPPMAAMLFQGTLGQFTGYSAFGPTQPGAPGQPGHPGTGAPMHGGNRG; encoded by the coding sequence ATGGCGCTCGTGGTGAGTTCCCTGCGGGCGACATTTATCATCGGGATCGCGCTCGGCGTGGCGGTTTCGTGGGGACCCGTCTACCAGACGCTCACCGATGGCCTGGTTCGGACGATCAACGAGACTATGACCGGTGACGAAGCCGCCGAGGGTTCATACGACGACATCGACCGGACGCTGGCGATCATGCAGGTCGCGCTGACGGCGATCGATGCCGTGGACGTTCGCGACGACGTGGTCAGCCAGGAGCAGAAGACACGGGCCATGTGGTTCACCGGCGTGGGACTGGGTGGGCCCGCGATCATGGCCGCCACTGCGTTGCTGCTGAACAAGATCGCCATCGGCCTGATCCTCGGGCTAGGCCCGGTGTTCATTCTCTGCCTGCTGTTCGAGCAGACGAAATCCCTGTTCCAGCGCTGGCTGTTTTACGGCATCGGCACGCTGTTCTCCATGGCCCTGCTGAGCGTGATGGTGACGCTGGCGCTGGACATGGTGATCGCAGTGGGCATGGCGTTCTGGGTGAGCAGCACCTTCATCGGCTCGAACGAGAGTGTCACCGGCATGGCGATGCAGCAGGGGGGCCTCGGCATGATCCTCACCGCACTGATCGTGGCCGCGCCACCGATGGCGGCGATGCTGTTCCAGGGCACGCTCGGGCAGTTCACCGGCTACAGCGCGTTCGGCCCCACCCAGCCGGGCGCGCCGGGACAGCCCGGACACCCGGGGACCGGCGCCCCGATGCACGGAGGCAACCGCGGCTAG
- a CDS encoding S1/P1 nuclease gives MHRLIAILLIACALVGAPAAHAWGPLGHRLVARLAEPLLTPPAHAEVQRLLATEGLDSLADVANWADDVRANDPVLGKQSAKWHYINIGEYACTYDAARACPGGDCVVEAIRAQVAILGDRSRSDAERLQALKFLVHFVGDVHQPMHAGYARDRGGNTVQLQLGGKGTNLHAVWDSRLLASARLDEDAYVDTLRLEGERLPADTGPYVPAAPAVWAEQSCRIAMAPGVYPQGAKIDDAYLQQYRPTAEAQVQAGGARLARLLDDALR, from the coding sequence ATGCATCGCCTGATCGCCATCCTCCTCATCGCCTGCGCCTTGGTCGGGGCGCCCGCCGCGCACGCCTGGGGCCCGCTCGGCCACCGCCTGGTGGCGCGCCTGGCCGAACCGCTGCTCACCCCGCCCGCGCACGCGGAAGTGCAGCGCCTGCTGGCCACGGAAGGACTGGATTCGCTGGCCGACGTCGCCAACTGGGCCGACGACGTGCGCGCCAACGACCCCGTTCTCGGCAAGCAATCGGCCAAGTGGCACTACATCAACATCGGCGAATACGCCTGCACCTACGACGCCGCCCGCGCCTGCCCGGGCGGCGACTGCGTGGTCGAGGCGATCCGCGCCCAGGTCGCGATCCTCGGCGACCGCAGCCGCAGCGATGCCGAGCGCCTGCAGGCGCTGAAGTTCCTCGTCCACTTCGTCGGCGACGTGCACCAGCCGATGCACGCCGGTTACGCCCGCGACCGCGGCGGCAACACCGTGCAGCTGCAACTGGGCGGCAAGGGCACCAACCTGCACGCGGTGTGGGACAGCCGCCTGCTGGCGTCGGCGCGCCTGGACGAGGACGCCTACGTCGACACGCTGCGCCTCGAAGGGGAACGCCTGCCGGCCGACACCGGCCCCTACGTGCCGGCCGCGCCGGCGGTGTGGGCAGAACAGTCGTGCCGGATCGCCATGGCGCCGGGGGTGTATCCGCAGGGGGCGAAGATCGACGACGCCTACCTGCAGCAGTACCGGCCGACCGCGGAGGCGCAGGTGCAGGCGGGAGGCGCCAGGCTGGCGCGCCTGCTGGACGACGCGCTGCGCTGA